The sequence below is a genomic window from Gemmatimonadota bacterium.
TGCATCCATTTTACCGCCAGGTAGTGGCGACCTATGTGCGGGGAATAGATCTCGAACTCGTGGATATTCCCTGGTCCGACTTCGGCGCACTGGATATCGCCGTTTTGAAGCGCGAATTGAACGACAACACCGCCGCCGTGGTCGTACAAAATCCGAATTTTTTGGGCGTGCTCGAACACCTATCCGAAATTGGCGACCTGATCAACAATACCAGAACAGCTTTTATAGCCTGCGTCAACCCCATATCCCTGAGCACAATTCGTCCACCGGGCGACTTCGGCGCCGATATTGTCGTAGGCGATGGGCAGCCACTGGGCCTGCCCCTGTCTTACGGCGGACCTTATGTCGGCTTTTTTGCGTCGAGGGAGAGCCATGTGCGAAAAATGCCCGGTCGTATCTGCGGCCAAACCACCGATGTAGATGGCAAGCGGGGCTTTGTACTGACATTGCAAACGCGCGAACAACACATTCGACGCGAACGCGCCACATCGAACATCTGCACAAACCAGACACTCTGTGCAACCGCAGCAACCGTGTACCTATCCTCGGTCGGACCGCAGGGCTTTCGCGAAGTTGGCGAATTGAACTGGCATCAAAGCCACCGCGCTTTGCAGGCACTGACCGCATTAGACAGTGTGCGCCAGAAATTCTCCGGTCCAATATTCAACGAATTCGTTCTGGAAACAGACCGCAAAGCATCCGATGTCCTGACGGCTTTGCAACATCGGGGCATTGAAGCCGGCATTGATCTGGGCCGATTTTATCCCGAACTCGAAAATTGTATTCTCACATGTGTCACAGAAAAACGCACAGACGCCGACATTGAACGCCTGATCGATGCGTGGAGGACATTGTAATGGATCGCGATATATTGATCTTTGAACGCGGCGCGCCAGACAGGCGCTGTGTCGCATTTCCCGCTGCTGTGGATTCCGGAACAGCGATACCCGAAACCATGCGCCGCGACATCCCACCCGGCCTCCCCGAAGTGAGCGAACTGGAACTCGTGCGCCACTACACCGCGCTCTCACAGATGAACTTCAGCATCGACACACATTTTTATCCTCTGGGATCCTGCACGATGAAATACAATCCCAGAGTACATGAGAAAGCTGCGCGTATCCCACAGATCGCGGGATTGCATCCCCTATCGGAAAATGCCCAACCCGCCCTGCAAGTCATCTGGGAAATGGAACAAGTGCTCAAAGCCGTCAGCGGAATGGACGGATTCACCTTTCAACCCACAGCCGGAGCGCAGGGCGAATTCGTGGGCATCTCACTGATCGCCGCCTATCACAGGGCACAGGGCAACGCAAAAAAAATAGTACTCATCCCCGACTCTGCCCATGGAACAAATCCGGCAACCGCGGCAATCTGCGGATATGCAGTACAGGCAATTAAATCAACAGAACGCGGCACAGTCGATGTGGAAGACCTCAAAACGCATTTGACCGAAGACGTAGCCGGTTTGATGTTGACCAACCCCAACACATTTGGCGTATTTGAAGACGAAATTGAAGACATCGCCGCATTAGTACACGACGTGGGCGGCCTGTTGTATTACGATGGCGCAAACTTAAATGCCTTTCTGGGTCAATGCCGGCCCGGCGACATGGGATTTGACGTCGTACACAT
It includes:
- a CDS encoding aminomethyl-transferring glycine dehydrogenase subunit GcvPA, whose product is MNYTPHTERDIQHMLNVIGVASTDDLFAPVPESLRLNALNLPPGISEMEAMAFAQSLTDRGSETPLSFLGGGAYDHFSPSVVDAIISRGEFFTAYTPYQPEVSQGTLRAIFEFQSMICELTNMEVANASMYDGASALAEAVLMSVRLNNRTRVLLPRSLHPFYRQVVATYVRGIDLELVDIPWSDFGALDIAVLKRELNDNTAAVVVQNPNFLGVLEHLSEIGDLINNTRTAFIACVNPISLSTIRPPGDFGADIVVGDGQPLGLPLSYGGPYVGFFASRESHVRKMPGRICGQTTDVDGKRGFVLTLQTREQHIRRERATSNICTNQTLCATAATVYLSSVGPQGFREVGELNWHQSHRALQALTALDSVRQKFSGPIFNEFVLETDRKASDVLTALQHRGIEAGIDLGRFYPELENCILTCVTEKRTDADIERLIDAWRTL
- a CDS encoding glycine dehydrogenase subunit 2 codes for the protein MDRDILIFERGAPDRRCVAFPAAVDSGTAIPETMRRDIPPGLPEVSELELVRHYTALSQMNFSIDTHFYPLGSCTMKYNPRVHEKAARIPQIAGLHPLSENAQPALQVIWEMEQVLKAVSGMDGFTFQPTAGAQGEFVGISLIAAYHRAQGNAKKIVLIPDSAHGTNPATAAICGYAVQAIKSTERGTVDVEDLKTHLTEDVAGLMLTNPNTFGVFEDEIEDIAALVHDVGGLLYYDGANLNAFLGQCRPGDMGFDVVHINLHKTFTTPHGGGGPGSGPVGVKKALLPFLPLPVVLKEGDTFKLDFDRPESIGKVSSFYGNFGMVIRALVYAKMLGAEGMRRTSEMAVLNANYIAAKLDPYYDRPKNAQPMHEMVFSASRQKKANGITATDIAKRLIDYGVHPPTIYFPLPNVAPETMLIEPTETESLEQVNDFIEAMIQIAKEAEENPDLLREAPHATPVRRLDEATAARKPILRWKL